In one Pygocentrus nattereri isolate fPygNat1 chromosome 21, fPygNat1.pri, whole genome shotgun sequence genomic region, the following are encoded:
- the LOC119261926 gene encoding uncharacterized protein LOC119261926 isoform X1 codes for MALFILLSFCLILDVHPQNIPQPQLVVSSTERGSVQLDCKTPSAGVSQCYFYLERDDKNTKSPSCQLSLTDSDLTRWTGRSYRSPEPVRVICYYGVSESGVNKPSPHSLPATVTVLGKKPSVSVDYDSQYEEIIAVCVIPLSGSVRADFRCSLYTGHLLFLKGEARKGNSGKWSCSFTPSKTDLLNRLRSVKSREVSCDYSLISDPSIRSPMSDSYDILKWIPVSTQSSITEEKSTAVSLVSSTRLTTTKSTTTTAPLSTGSPAVPSSSAVTKMPSTATVSPAGVPVSTTTAVPSSTDPTVKGVTENASSEKPSTTGK; via the exons atggctctgtTCATCCTCCTCTCCTTCTGCCTGATTCTGGACGTTCATCCTCAAA ATATTCCTCAGCCCCAGCTGGTGGTCTCTTCTACAGAGAGAGGGTCAGTACAGCTGGACTGTAAGACTCCGTCTGCTGGAGTGTCTCAGTGTTATTTCTATCTAGAGAGAGAcgataaaaatacaaaatcaccATCCTGTCAgctctcactcactgactctgaCCTGACCAGGTGGACAGGACGCAGTTACAGGTCACCTGAACCAGTCAGAGTTATTTGTTACTATGGTGTGAGTGAATCAGGAGTTAATAAACCTTCTCCTCACTCTCTACCAGCTACAGTCACAGTCCTGG GTAAGAAACCATCAGTGAGTGTCGACTATGACAGTCAGTATGAAGAGATCATAGCTGTGTGTGTAATACCGCTGTCAGGGTCAGTAAGAGCTGATTTTAGATGTAGTCTCTACACTGGACACCTGCTGTTCCTAAAGGGAGAAGCTAGAAAAGGGAACTCTGGGAAGTGGAGCTGCAGTTTTACACCATCTAAAACTGACCTGTTGAATCGTCTGCGGTCAGTAAAGAGCAGAGAAGTGAGCTGTGATTATTCTCTAATCTCTGACCCGTCCATCCGCTCTCCAATGAGTGACTCATATGATATATTGA AATGGATTCCTGTATCGACGCAGTCGTCCATAACAGAAGAGAAATCTACTGCAG TTTCTTTAGTTTCCTCCACACGTCTCACCACCACAAAAAGCACAACAACTA CTGCGCCACTTTCAACAGGGTCACCTGCAGTTCCCAGTTCGTCTGCTGTGACCAAAATGCCCAGTACAGCCA CAGTTTCACCTGCCGGTGTCCCAGTCTCTACTACGACAGCAGTGCCTTCATCCACTG
- the LOC119261926 gene encoding uncharacterized protein LOC119261926 isoform X2, with product MALFILLSFCLILDVHPQNIPQPQLVVSSTERGSVQLDCKTPSAGVSQCYFYLERDDKNTKSPSCQLSLTDSDLTRWTGRSYRSPEPVRVICYYGVSESGVNKPSPHSLPATVTVLGKKPSVSVDYDSQYEEIIAVCVIPLSGSVRADFRCSLYTGHLLFLKGEARKGNSGKWSCSFTPSKTDLLNRLRSVKSREVSCDYSLISDPSIRSPMSDSYDILKWIPVSTQSSITEEKSTAVSLVSSTRLTTTKSTTTTAPLSTGSPAVPSSSAVTKMPSTATVSPAGVPVSTTTAVPSSTA from the exons atggctctgtTCATCCTCCTCTCCTTCTGCCTGATTCTGGACGTTCATCCTCAAA ATATTCCTCAGCCCCAGCTGGTGGTCTCTTCTACAGAGAGAGGGTCAGTACAGCTGGACTGTAAGACTCCGTCTGCTGGAGTGTCTCAGTGTTATTTCTATCTAGAGAGAGAcgataaaaatacaaaatcaccATCCTGTCAgctctcactcactgactctgaCCTGACCAGGTGGACAGGACGCAGTTACAGGTCACCTGAACCAGTCAGAGTTATTTGTTACTATGGTGTGAGTGAATCAGGAGTTAATAAACCTTCTCCTCACTCTCTACCAGCTACAGTCACAGTCCTGG GTAAGAAACCATCAGTGAGTGTCGACTATGACAGTCAGTATGAAGAGATCATAGCTGTGTGTGTAATACCGCTGTCAGGGTCAGTAAGAGCTGATTTTAGATGTAGTCTCTACACTGGACACCTGCTGTTCCTAAAGGGAGAAGCTAGAAAAGGGAACTCTGGGAAGTGGAGCTGCAGTTTTACACCATCTAAAACTGACCTGTTGAATCGTCTGCGGTCAGTAAAGAGCAGAGAAGTGAGCTGTGATTATTCTCTAATCTCTGACCCGTCCATCCGCTCTCCAATGAGTGACTCATATGATATATTGA AATGGATTCCTGTATCGACGCAGTCGTCCATAACAGAAGAGAAATCTACTGCAG TTTCTTTAGTTTCCTCCACACGTCTCACCACCACAAAAAGCACAACAACTA CTGCGCCACTTTCAACAGGGTCACCTGCAGTTCCCAGTTCGTCTGCTGTGACCAAAATGCCCAGTACAGCCA CAGTTTCACCTGCCGGTGTCCCAGTCTCTACTACGACAGCAGTGCCTTCATCCACTG CTTAA